The Candidatus Nanopelagicus abundans genome includes a region encoding these proteins:
- the deoC gene encoding deoxyribose-phosphate aldolase, producing the protein MIIDGSESSLKKFLSDLPPVDQVGADSRAAMLATRSIKTTSKAWAIDLAISMVDLTTLEGADSAGKVKALCAKAVRPDPTDLAVPSVGAICVYNDMVKIARTELNSIGGKDIAVAAVATAFPSGRASIAVKKLDTQDAIDAGANEIDMVIDRGAFLSGRIGEVFEEIKIIKQLCGDQAHLKVILETGELVTYDNVRKASYLAMLAGADFIKTSTGKVAPAATAPVVLVMLEAVRDYFALTGKKIGVKPAGGIRTTKDAIKQLVLVNETAGPQWLNPALFRIGASALLNDLLMQRMKLRTGHYASANYVTMD; encoded by the coding sequence ATGATTATCGATGGTAGCGAGAGCTCACTTAAAAAGTTTCTATCTGACTTGCCACCTGTTGATCAAGTTGGTGCAGATTCAAGAGCAGCCATGCTTGCGACAAGAAGTATTAAAACCACAAGTAAAGCTTGGGCGATTGATTTGGCAATAAGTATGGTTGATTTAACAACACTTGAAGGTGCTGATTCTGCTGGAAAAGTTAAAGCTCTTTGCGCAAAAGCAGTTAGACCAGATCCTACAGATTTAGCTGTGCCATCAGTTGGGGCAATTTGTGTATACAACGACATGGTTAAAATAGCGCGTACGGAATTAAATTCGATTGGTGGTAAAGATATAGCAGTTGCTGCTGTTGCTACTGCTTTCCCATCAGGACGAGCCTCAATAGCGGTTAAAAAACTTGATACCCAAGATGCAATTGATGCTGGGGCTAATGAAATTGATATGGTAATTGATCGTGGTGCATTTCTTTCAGGTCGAATTGGTGAAGTATTTGAAGAGATTAAAATAATTAAGCAATTATGTGGTGATCAAGCACATCTTAAAGTAATTTTAGAAACTGGTGAATTAGTTACATATGACAATGTCAGGAAAGCTTCCTACCTTGCGATGTTAGCCGGTGCTGATTTCATTAAAACTAGTACCGGTAAGGTTGCACCAGCCGCCACCGCACCAGTTGTATTGGTAATGCTTGAGGCAGTGCGTGATTACTTTGCTCTTACTGGGAAAAAAATTGGTGTTAAACCAGCAGGTGGAATTAGAACAACAAAAGATGCAATTAAGCAGCTGGTTCTAGTCAATGAGACGGCTGGACCACAGTGGCTTAATCCTGCTCTATTTAGAATTGGCGCAAGTGCGCTATTAAATGACTTGCTGATGCAGCGAATGAAGCTACGTACTGGGCACTACGCTAGTGCCAATTACGTAACAATGGATTAG
- a CDS encoding phospho-sugar mutase, which produces MISDQLRSEVQDWIKNDPDTGTAEQLSKWLSEGNELELNRCFNGFLQFGTAGLRGPISPGPSGMNRAVVSRTAAAIASFMKENNLTTVVIGRDARHRSVDFAKDSAEIFAGAGIKTYLFPQEIPTPVLAFAVNKLNANVGIMVTASHNPATDNGYKVYLGASISGVKYRGSQITSPIDREISNLIAKADLSPKRSSKYEVVNEEITSDYISATAKLATTANNLKIVYTALHGVGMKTLVNVFEKAKFSKPILVSEQALPDPNFPTTPFPNPEESGVMDLAIKYAKKHDADLVIANDPDADRCAVAISDESQNWRMLRGDEVGAILGKYLIESGKLTGKSVSNSLVSSTLLSKIAQKHGIRFEETLTGFKWISKVSNLGYGYEEAIGYCVDPEIVNDKDGISAALLIAQLAGELKVKSSSLSDYLQSIGEEFGFHETDQISIRFSDVTEIDNLLSRISNNPPDQLAGLALETIEDLSKAEKMQTTGIRMKYQNNVRVIIRPSGTEPKLKCYIEVVCDTKKEAISLISQIKQALTKVLS; this is translated from the coding sequence GTGATCTCAGATCAACTAAGAAGTGAAGTGCAAGATTGGATCAAAAACGATCCAGATACGGGTACGGCAGAACAGTTAAGTAAGTGGTTATCTGAAGGTAATGAACTTGAATTAAATCGTTGCTTTAATGGCTTTCTACAATTTGGCACCGCAGGATTACGAGGTCCAATATCTCCTGGTCCCTCCGGTATGAATAGAGCAGTTGTTAGTCGAACCGCAGCAGCAATAGCTTCTTTTATGAAAGAGAATAACTTAACAACTGTGGTTATTGGCAGAGATGCCCGACATAGATCAGTTGATTTTGCTAAAGATAGTGCAGAAATTTTCGCTGGCGCTGGTATAAAAACTTACCTATTCCCACAAGAAATACCAACTCCAGTATTAGCTTTTGCCGTTAATAAATTAAATGCAAATGTTGGAATTATGGTTACAGCAAGCCATAATCCAGCCACGGATAATGGCTATAAAGTTTATTTAGGTGCAAGTATTAGTGGAGTTAAATATCGTGGATCACAAATTACTTCTCCTATCGATAGGGAAATATCTAATCTAATTGCGAAGGCAGATTTATCGCCTAAAAGGTCATCAAAATATGAAGTAGTTAATGAAGAAATTACTTCTGACTACATTTCAGCTACAGCAAAACTTGCAACTACCGCCAATAATCTTAAAATTGTTTACACCGCACTCCACGGTGTCGGTATGAAAACTTTAGTTAATGTGTTTGAAAAAGCTAAGTTTTCTAAACCAATACTTGTTTCTGAGCAGGCTCTACCAGATCCAAATTTTCCAACTACTCCTTTTCCAAATCCAGAAGAGAGTGGAGTAATGGATTTAGCAATTAAATATGCCAAAAAGCATGATGCAGATCTAGTGATTGCCAACGACCCAGATGCAGATAGATGTGCAGTTGCAATTAGTGATGAATCTCAGAACTGGCGAATGTTACGTGGTGATGAGGTTGGTGCAATTCTTGGTAAGTACCTGATTGAAAGCGGAAAACTTACAGGTAAGTCAGTATCTAACTCACTTGTTTCTTCTACGCTCCTCTCAAAAATTGCGCAAAAACATGGAATTAGATTCGAAGAAACTCTTACAGGATTTAAATGGATATCAAAAGTTTCAAATCTTGGTTATGGGTATGAAGAAGCAATAGGTTATTGTGTTGACCCTGAGATTGTAAATGATAAAGACGGCATAAGCGCTGCGTTATTAATTGCTCAATTAGCTGGTGAATTAAAAGTTAAATCAAGTTCACTTAGCGACTATTTGCAAAGTATCGGTGAAGAATTTGGCTTTCATGAAACTGATCAAATCTCAATTAGATTTAGTGATGTAACTGAAATCGATAATTTACTCTCTAGGATAAGTAATAATCCACCAGATCAACTTGCAGGTCTTGCGCTAGAAACAATAGAGGACTTAAGTAAAGCGGAAAAAATGCAAACAACTGGAATTCGTATGAAGTATCAAAATAATGTAAGAGTAATAATTAGACCGAGTGGAACTGAGCCTAAGTTAAAATGCTACATAGAGGTTGTCTGCGATACTAAAAAAGAAGCCATATCGTTGATCTCGCAAATTAAGCAGGCTTTGACTAAAGTACTCTCATGA
- a CDS encoding purine-nucleoside phosphorylase has product MSKLYKDPIGTAEKAAKEIAKITGQKKHDVALVMGSGWISAADALGKPAHEFAITDLPGFPEPTVKGHGGKIRSYKLANSVNALVFLGRTHFYEGLGMEPVAHAVRTAVKAGCRTIVLTNACGGINTDYKVGQPVLIRDHISLTAASPLIGADFVDLTDLYSKKLREIVKAEDPSLAEGVYVHWRGPSYETPAEIKMMRTMGADLVGMSTVPEAIAAHALGAQILAISLVTNAAAGVTGEKLNHAEVIAAGKAAADRMGNLLAKVLPKL; this is encoded by the coding sequence ATGAGCAAACTTTATAAAGACCCAATCGGTACTGCAGAAAAAGCAGCGAAAGAGATTGCAAAAATAACTGGCCAAAAAAAGCATGATGTTGCTCTAGTAATGGGATCTGGTTGGATTTCTGCTGCTGATGCATTAGGAAAGCCAGCTCATGAATTTGCTATAACTGATCTGCCAGGGTTTCCAGAACCAACAGTTAAAGGTCATGGCGGAAAAATAAGATCATATAAATTAGCTAACTCTGTAAATGCTCTTGTTTTTTTAGGTAGAACTCATTTTTATGAGGGGTTAGGTATGGAGCCAGTGGCACATGCGGTCAGAACTGCAGTTAAGGCTGGATGTAGAACTATTGTTTTAACAAACGCATGTGGTGGAATAAATACTGATTATAAAGTGGGGCAACCAGTACTAATTAGAGACCACATATCTCTTACCGCCGCATCGCCTCTAATTGGTGCAGATTTTGTTGACTTAACAGATTTGTATAGCAAAAAACTTCGTGAAATCGTAAAGGCTGAGGACCCATCCTTAGCTGAGGGTGTTTATGTCCACTGGCGCGGACCATCATATGAAACTCCTGCTGAAATTAAGATGATGCGCACAATGGGAGCAGATCTAGTTGGTATGTCAACGGTGCCAGAGGCAATTGCTGCTCATGCACTTGGTGCACAGATTCTTGCAATTTCTTTAGTGACTAATGCTGCTGCAGGTGTAACTGGTGAGAAGTTAAACCATGCAGAAGTTATTGCAGCTGGAAAGGCTGCTGCAGACAGGATGGGTAATCTTTTAGCAAAGGTATTGCCTAAGTTGTGA
- a CDS encoding Maf family protein: MIELILASSSPSRLRLLESAGIKPTVLVSGVDEEGEEFDSLSPSELVIALAILKAHTVKDKAPDNSIILGCDSTFEFEGKSLGKPGNRENAITRCKQLSGKSGYLHTGHCLIDLKQGIELSERSTAKVEFAQMSDAEILDYVDSGEPLNVAGGFTLDGLSAPFITNIEGDPSGIIGLSLPLLRKMIITLGYSWPELKNK; this comes from the coding sequence ATGATCGAATTAATTCTCGCCTCATCCTCACCATCGCGGTTGCGTCTGTTGGAAAGTGCTGGAATTAAGCCAACTGTATTAGTAAGTGGGGTAGATGAAGAAGGAGAAGAGTTTGACTCACTATCACCTTCTGAATTAGTTATAGCACTTGCAATTCTTAAAGCACATACTGTTAAAGATAAAGCTCCAGATAATTCAATTATTCTTGGGTGTGATTCTACATTTGAGTTTGAAGGTAAATCACTTGGTAAGCCAGGTAATAGGGAAAATGCAATCACTAGGTGTAAGCAACTAAGTGGAAAATCTGGTTACCTTCATACTGGACATTGCTTAATTGATTTAAAGCAAGGAATTGAATTAAGTGAGAGATCAACTGCAAAAGTTGAGTTTGCGCAAATGAGTGATGCAGAAATATTAGATTACGTTGATTCAGGTGAGCCTTTAAATGTGGCAGGTGGCTTTACATTAGATGGTCTAAGTGCACCATTTATTACAAATATTGAAGGTGACCCTAGTGGGATTATTGGCTTATCCCTACCTTTATTACGCAAGATGATTATAACTCTTGGATATAGCTGGCCTGAGTTAAAAAATAAGTAA
- a CDS encoding CoA-binding protein: MSSQIDQLLNLKTWAIVGLSNNKERAAFGVAKVLIEKGHTIIPVHPKAETVHGQTGYAKLSDIPVPVDVVDVFINSDLAGDIVDEAIEIGAKGVWLQLDVIDAAAIARAQEAGILAVMNHCPAIEYKKRI; this comes from the coding sequence ATGAGTAGTCAAATTGATCAACTACTTAACCTAAAAACTTGGGCGATAGTTGGCCTAAGTAATAATAAAGAACGTGCTGCTTTTGGTGTAGCAAAGGTACTAATTGAAAAGGGACACACAATTATTCCAGTACACCCAAAAGCAGAGACTGTTCATGGCCAAACTGGTTACGCAAAATTATCTGATATTCCAGTACCAGTTGACGTTGTAGATGTATTCATAAACTCTGATCTTGCTGGAGATATAGTTGATGAGGCGATTGAAATAGGAGCAAAAGGAGTTTGGTTACAATTAGATGTTATAGATGCTGCAGCGATAGCACGTGCGCAGGAAGCTGGAATATTGGCGGTTATGAATCATTGCCCAGCTATTGAGTATAAAAAACGTATTTAG
- a CDS encoding UDP-glucose dehydrogenase family protein, which produces MALKLSVIGTGYLGATHAACMSSLGFEVIGFDTEVSKIELLSKGKVPFYEPGLEELLSEQIRSGRLSFTTNINDLADCDVHFICVGTPQVKGGNAADLTYVNSALESIAKLVKAGGLVVGKSTVPVGTATRLRSKLIELNPKADLAWNPEFLREGFAVEDTLKPNRLVVGVVSDSAEKILKEVYASNLKENTPWVRADLPTSELVKVAANSFLATKISFINAMAEICEAADGDVTVLAKAIGYDPRIGSRFLQAGIGFGGGCLPKDIRAFMARAEELGAKQAVEFLKEIDAINLRARQRIIELVRKDLSDNLQGKKVAILGAAFKPDSDDVRDSPALDIAVQIQAAGAIVTVHDPKAITNAQKRFPVLNFSTEINDTLKDAEIVLHLTEWKIYRDIDPVKVKSLVKNAIMIDGRNALDRQLWRSAGWKFRALGRSNNE; this is translated from the coding sequence ATGGCATTAAAACTCTCAGTAATTGGCACTGGATATCTTGGTGCCACACATGCTGCTTGTATGTCTAGTCTTGGTTTTGAGGTTATTGGCTTCGATACCGAAGTGAGCAAGATCGAATTACTATCAAAAGGTAAGGTACCTTTTTATGAGCCAGGTCTTGAGGAATTATTATCTGAGCAAATTAGGTCAGGTCGATTAAGTTTTACTACAAATATTAATGACTTAGCAGATTGTGATGTTCATTTTATTTGTGTCGGTACTCCACAAGTTAAAGGCGGAAATGCAGCTGATTTAACATATGTTAATTCGGCCTTAGAATCAATTGCAAAATTAGTTAAGGCTGGTGGATTAGTTGTTGGTAAATCAACTGTGCCAGTCGGTACTGCTACAAGGTTGAGAAGTAAGTTAATTGAATTAAATCCAAAAGCTGATTTAGCATGGAACCCAGAATTTTTACGTGAAGGTTTTGCTGTTGAAGACACTTTAAAGCCAAATAGATTAGTAGTTGGAGTAGTAAGCGATAGCGCGGAAAAGATTTTAAAAGAGGTATACGCATCAAATTTAAAAGAGAATACGCCTTGGGTAAGAGCTGATTTACCAACATCTGAGTTAGTTAAAGTTGCTGCTAACTCATTTTTAGCAACCAAGATTTCATTTATAAACGCGATGGCCGAGATATGTGAAGCAGCAGATGGTGATGTAACAGTTCTAGCTAAAGCTATTGGTTATGACCCAAGAATTGGTAGCAGATTCTTACAAGCAGGTATTGGCTTCGGTGGTGGTTGCCTGCCTAAAGATATTCGTGCGTTTATGGCTAGGGCAGAAGAACTAGGTGCTAAACAAGCAGTTGAATTTCTTAAAGAGATTGATGCAATTAATTTACGCGCTAGACAAAGAATTATTGAATTGGTGCGTAAAGATTTATCAGATAATTTACAAGGAAAAAAAGTTGCAATTTTAGGTGCTGCATTTAAACCTGATAGTGATGATGTCCGTGACTCACCAGCACTTGATATTGCAGTGCAAATTCAAGCAGCTGGGGCAATAGTTACTGTGCATGATCCAAAAGCTATTACAAATGCACAAAAGCGCTTTCCGGTTCTAAATTTTTCTACTGAAATTAATGACACATTAAAGGATGCGGAAATTGTTCTTCATTTGACCGAATGGAAAATTTACCGAGATATTGATCCAGTAAAGGTTAAATCATTAGTAAAAAATGCAATTATGATCGATGGTCGAAATGCCCTTGATAGGCAGTTATGGAGAAGTGCTGGTTGGAAATTTAGAGCATTAGGACGCTCTAATAATGAGTAG
- a CDS encoding LCP family protein — protein MKSARSVRILTGISVTVLAISAISALAFGTVNASINKIDAFAGLDKRPDKKSTAVNYLLVGSDTREGLTKAELKALRVGSVATAAGKRSDTMLLVHISKARDKAIIISIPRDSFALIPQHTKPSGKVSPAVHSKINSSFNWGGAPLLIQTLEEMTQLKIDHYIEMNFVGFARVVDSLGGIEVCTKKDIDDPKSHLVLEAGVHTLNGIEALKYVRTREFDGMGDIGRMQRQQAFMSSILKKATSAGVLLNPITMTSFINSSLSAVTTDEGLKNSDLITLAKQMKSLATSNVRTLTVPLSDLNYYSNGVTASVLWDPVLAPELWQRLREDRAVVDEVIPSPSPSSTAAPKVEIIDKFKTRTAEDNICR, from the coding sequence ATGAAATCTGCTCGAAGTGTGCGAATCTTAACTGGCATTTCGGTGACAGTTTTAGCTATATCCGCAATTAGTGCGCTGGCGTTTGGAACAGTTAACGCCTCTATAAATAAAATTGATGCTTTTGCCGGTCTAGATAAACGGCCAGATAAAAAATCAACTGCAGTTAATTACTTATTAGTTGGATCTGACACTAGAGAGGGTTTAACTAAAGCTGAGCTAAAAGCGCTCAGAGTTGGATCAGTTGCTACCGCTGCTGGTAAGAGATCAGACACAATGCTATTGGTACATATTTCTAAGGCAAGAGATAAAGCGATAATAATTTCAATTCCTAGAGATTCATTTGCATTAATACCACAACATACTAAACCCTCTGGCAAAGTAAGCCCGGCGGTACATTCAAAAATTAATTCATCTTTTAATTGGGGTGGTGCACCTCTATTGATTCAAACACTTGAGGAAATGACCCAGTTAAAAATAGATCACTATATTGAGATGAACTTTGTTGGTTTTGCTAGAGTTGTTGACTCACTAGGTGGAATTGAAGTTTGTACAAAGAAAGATATTGATGACCCAAAGAGTCACCTAGTTCTAGAAGCTGGCGTTCATACCTTAAACGGTATCGAGGCACTGAAATATGTTAGAACGCGAGAATTTGATGGCATGGGAGATATTGGCAGAATGCAAAGACAACAAGCATTCATGTCATCAATTCTAAAGAAGGCAACAAGTGCTGGAGTATTACTAAACCCAATTACTATGACTAGTTTTATTAACTCATCACTTTCAGCTGTTACAACTGATGAAGGATTAAAAAACTCAGATTTGATTACTCTAGCTAAACAAATGAAATCTCTTGCAACATCTAATGTTAGAACATTAACTGTCCCACTTTCAGATTTAAATTATTATTCAAATGGCGTTACTGCTTCAGTGCTTTGGGATCCAGTACTAGCGCCAGAGCTTTGGCAGCGATTACGTGAAGATAGAGCTGTAGTTGATGAGGTAATACCATCACCTTCACCGTCTTCAACTGCTGCACCAAAGGTTGAAATAATTGATAAATTTAAAACTCGAACTGCTGAAGATAATATCTGTCGATAA
- a CDS encoding glycosyltransferase family 2 protein: MNDLSLPSVSVILPILNEERDLSNCISAILKQEYSGNIEIILALGPSKDRTTEIATELAKLDSRIKLVNNPSGQTATGLNLAIAKSIYEVICRIDGHSEISSRYIKTAVEIMIKQGAVNVGGLMYADSETGLQRTIAIAMRSKLGVGPSKFHTGGSAGESDTVYLGTFKKSAVIAAGGFDERYIRAQDWELNHRLRKQGGLIWFDPRLLVTYRPRNTLSKLAKQYFQYGRWRRVISRQHSRTVNFRYLAPPFTVIANLFSFLLSILISPIFLIPPLIYLSLVVIGGVVIAKKFIDRLLMPIVLVTMHISWGIGFITSPKNLLKS; the protein is encoded by the coding sequence ATGAATGATTTATCACTTCCTTCCGTCTCAGTAATCTTGCCAATTCTCAATGAGGAACGGGATTTAAGTAATTGCATCTCAGCAATTCTTAAGCAGGAGTATTCAGGAAATATTGAAATAATTTTAGCTCTTGGGCCATCAAAGGATAGAACTACAGAAATAGCTACAGAACTAGCCAAATTAGATTCTCGAATTAAATTAGTTAATAATCCATCTGGACAAACTGCAACTGGATTAAATCTTGCGATTGCTAAATCAATTTATGAAGTTATTTGCCGAATAGATGGGCATTCTGAGATTTCAAGTAGGTATATTAAGACTGCGGTAGAAATTATGATTAAGCAAGGTGCGGTCAATGTTGGCGGCTTAATGTATGCCGATAGTGAGACTGGGTTGCAGCGCACTATTGCAATTGCAATGCGATCAAAGCTTGGTGTTGGCCCGTCAAAGTTTCATACCGGAGGTAGTGCAGGTGAATCAGATACGGTTTATCTAGGAACATTTAAGAAATCTGCAGTCATAGCAGCTGGTGGCTTTGATGAAAGATATATCAGGGCGCAAGACTGGGAGCTAAACCACCGCCTACGAAAACAAGGTGGGTTAATTTGGTTTGACCCAAGATTGTTAGTGACTTACCGACCACGAAATACACTATCTAAACTAGCAAAGCAATATTTTCAATATGGGCGCTGGCGCAGAGTTATATCAAGACAACACAGCAGGACTGTTAATTTTCGCTACCTTGCTCCACCTTTTACAGTCATAGCTAATTTGTTCTCTTTCTTACTATCAATATTAATTAGTCCTATATTTCTAATTCCACCGCTGATATATCTTTCCCTCGTAGTGATCGGTGGGGTAGTAATTGCTAAAAAATTTATCGATCGCCTGCTAATGCCAATAGTTTTAGTAACAATGCATATATCTTGGGGAATCGGATTTATTACTTCGCCTAAAAATCTTTTAAAAAGTTAG
- the dapD gene encoding 2,3,4,5-tetrahydropyridine-2,6-dicarboxylate N-succinyltransferase → MSSSQNLAYGVGVATQTESGQTLDCHFHSIGLGSKPANKEGETLSLQQDSDLIRKVKKIPVDIGIELSVAPKDVADVYLRLHLLSHRLVKPHGINLDNIFTILPNVVWTSVGACEINTFDQVRLALQNKYGNLTVYSVDKFPRMIDYVIPEGVRIADGDRVRLGAYLSAGTTVMHEGFVNFNAGTLGKSMVEGRISSGVVVGDGSDIGGGASIMGTLSGGGKEVISIGERTLLGANSGAGISLGDDCVIEAGVYITAGSKILLPDGKIVKAKELSGANNLLFRRNSQSGALEVVPKSGSWSGLNSVLHNN, encoded by the coding sequence ATGAGCAGTAGTCAAAACTTGGCATATGGCGTTGGAGTTGCTACCCAAACAGAATCTGGGCAAACTCTTGATTGTCATTTTCATTCAATAGGTCTGGGAAGTAAGCCAGCAAATAAAGAAGGTGAGACTCTTAGCCTTCAGCAAGATAGTGATTTAATTAGAAAAGTTAAGAAGATTCCAGTTGATATAGGTATTGAACTATCAGTTGCACCTAAAGATGTGGCAGATGTTTATTTAAGGCTTCATTTACTCTCACATAGACTGGTTAAGCCACATGGTATAAATCTTGATAACATTTTTACAATATTGCCAAATGTAGTTTGGACCTCCGTTGGTGCCTGTGAAATAAATACTTTTGATCAAGTTAGGTTAGCGCTGCAAAATAAATATGGAAATCTAACTGTTTATTCTGTTGATAAGTTTCCAAGAATGATTGATTACGTTATCCCAGAAGGAGTAAGAATTGCAGATGGTGACCGTGTGCGACTAGGAGCATATCTTTCAGCTGGTACAACTGTTATGCATGAGGGCTTTGTTAACTTCAATGCTGGCACTTTAGGAAAATCAATGGTCGAAGGAAGAATTAGTTCTGGCGTAGTAGTAGGTGATGGCAGTGATATTGGTGGTGGTGCATCCATTATGGGAACACTTAGTGGGGGCGGTAAAGAGGTAATCTCGATTGGAGAGCGCACACTTCTTGGTGCTAACTCTGGTGCTGGAATTAGTTTAGGTGATGACTGTGTTATTGAAGCCGGAGTTTATATAACTGCTGGATCAAAAATACTACTTCCTGATGGAAAAATTGTTAAAGCAAAAGAGTTAAGTGGAGCAAATAATCTACTCTTTAGGCGCAACTCACAAAGTGGTGCATTAGAAGTGGTTCCTAAAAGTGGTAGTTGGAGTGGATTAAACTCTGTATTGCATAATAACTAA
- a CDS encoding TIGR00730 family Rossman fold protein produces the protein MRVSVFCSSAPDIPKSSLDLAFAIGEAIGEQGWDLVWGGGKASMMGAVAKGARSKGAATIGVIPQPLIKLEFEDKDATQMHVVSDMRTRKAKIEDLSDAFIALPGGIGTLEEFFEIWVGSYLKFHSKPIAVCDPVGFYDPLRTALDHLAEHNFMKTGQAELVSWCKDIPSTLDAIRIK, from the coding sequence ATGCGCGTATCTGTTTTCTGCTCATCTGCTCCAGATATTCCAAAAAGCTCTCTTGATTTGGCATTCGCAATTGGTGAAGCAATTGGTGAACAAGGTTGGGATCTTGTTTGGGGTGGTGGAAAGGCTTCAATGATGGGAGCAGTTGCAAAGGGCGCAAGATCAAAAGGAGCTGCGACTATTGGTGTGATACCCCAACCACTTATCAAACTTGAATTTGAAGATAAAGATGCAACCCAAATGCATGTTGTTAGCGATATGCGAACTCGTAAAGCAAAAATTGAAGATCTTTCAGATGCGTTTATTGCCCTTCCAGGTGGAATTGGAACATTAGAAGAATTTTTTGAAATCTGGGTAGGTAGTTATCTTAAGTTTCATAGTAAGCCAATTGCAGTATGTGATCCAGTTGGATTTTATGATCCACTAAGAACCGCGCTCGATCACCTTGCTGAACATAATTTTATGAAAACTGGCCAAGCAGAGTTAGTTAGCTGGTGCAAAGATATTCCTTCAACCTTAGATGCAATAAGAATAAAATGA
- a CDS encoding SRPBCC family protein, with the protein MKKLSHLSLTVEINKPVETVWKLLVDWNSQSNWMLQTKVWSELDQDKTVKNGKGVLVFAFTGLFPKLYPKLRLGILDTMEVTKWKPPLFCEVVHIGRVIRGTGKFELKRKRNRTVFHWQEELIAPTYVLIFMKPLLLLGVWLSLHRFARQLSA; encoded by the coding sequence ATGAAAAAATTATCACATCTTTCATTAACTGTAGAGATAAATAAACCAGTTGAAACGGTTTGGAAATTATTAGTTGACTGGAACAGTCAAAGTAATTGGATGCTGCAGACAAAGGTTTGGTCTGAGCTTGATCAAGATAAGACGGTTAAAAATGGTAAAGGAGTATTAGTTTTTGCATTTACTGGATTATTTCCAAAGCTTTATCCAAAACTTCGTTTAGGTATTTTAGACACTATGGAGGTCACAAAGTGGAAGCCTCCATTATTTTGTGAAGTTGTACATATCGGCAGAGTGATTCGTGGAACGGGCAAATTTGAATTAAAGAGAAAACGTAACCGCACAGTTTTCCACTGGCAAGAGGAGTTAATTGCGCCAACTTATGTTTTAATTTTCATGAAACCACTCTTATTACTGGGAGTTTGGCTCTCACTTCACAGATTTGCTAGGCAACTTTCCGCTTAA
- a CDS encoding RNA polymerase sigma factor, producing MTSKDGGKTIAELINTLPEEERLILTLHLVKMISAAEIAKKLGVPERAVITVIASGRSRLIRLIS from the coding sequence ATGACCTCTAAAGATGGCGGCAAGACGATTGCTGAGTTGATCAATACTCTGCCAGAGGAAGAGCGACTTATTTTGACATTACATTTAGTAAAAATGATCAGTGCAGCAGAAATAGCAAAAAAACTTGGAGTGCCAGAGCGAGCAGTGATAACGGTTATTGCATCAGGTAGATCGCGCCTAATTAGGTTGATTTCATAA
- a CDS encoding DUF3117 domain-containing protein: MAAMKPRTGDGPMEVTKEARSMVMRIPLEGGGRLVVELNVEEATNLGNVLQAAVALVKK; this comes from the coding sequence ATGGCAGCGATGAAACCAAGAACTGGTGATGGCCCTATGGAGGTCACCAAAGAGGCTCGCTCTATGGTCATGCGCATCCCACTAGAAGGTGGCGGCAGATTAGTTGTTGAATTAAACGTTGAGGAAGCAACCAACTTAGGAAATGTCTTACAAGCAGCGGTTGCATTAGTTAAAAAGTAA